The Dethiosulfovibrio peptidovorans DSM 11002 genome has a window encoding:
- a CDS encoding dicarboxylate/amino acid:cation symporter, whose product MSQTRKKIPLIWKITIGFVLGIVAGVMIGPKVAVVEPIGKIFITLLKMLIVPLVFSSLVVGVSSVGDPKTLGRIGIKTILIYLGTTAVAIVIGLSMGHFFQPGAGMNIENVTAASGKTAPTLAQVVIGMFPSNPVQALAQGHMLQIIVFSLFFGIAAVLAGEKGKPILSVMDSIAETMYKVTEVVMSLAPYGVFALIAVTVSKYGISVLAPFAKVIGAVYLGCIAHAIIVYSGLVSMVTKKSPMWFFNGIKEASITAFVTRSSSATLPVTMTCTQENMGVSEKISSFVLPLGATINMDGTALYQGVCALFIAQAFGIDLSLGAQVGIIVTATLASVGTAGVPGAGLIMLTLVVTQAGLPMEGVALVAGIDAVLDMARTSLNVTGDACVTTVVAKTEGELSL is encoded by the coding sequence ATGAGTCAAACCAGGAAGAAAATACCGTTGATATGGAAGATAACCATAGGCTTTGTATTAGGTATCGTGGCAGGGGTGATGATAGGCCCCAAGGTGGCCGTCGTCGAACCTATCGGCAAGATTTTCATCACCTTGTTGAAAATGCTGATAGTCCCTCTGGTATTCTCCAGTTTGGTGGTAGGAGTCTCCTCGGTGGGAGATCCGAAAACCCTGGGCAGAATAGGGATAAAGACCATTCTAATCTACCTGGGAACGACTGCAGTCGCCATCGTAATCGGTCTATCCATGGGACACTTCTTTCAACCCGGGGCGGGAATGAACATCGAAAACGTGACTGCCGCCAGCGGTAAAACCGCCCCGACACTGGCCCAGGTAGTCATCGGGATGTTCCCGAGCAACCCCGTCCAGGCTCTGGCTCAGGGACATATGCTGCAGATAATAGTTTTCTCTCTCTTCTTCGGCATAGCGGCGGTTCTGGCCGGAGAAAAAGGAAAGCCGATCCTATCCGTTATGGACTCCATCGCTGAGACCATGTACAAGGTCACAGAGGTGGTCATGTCCTTGGCACCATACGGGGTATTCGCTCTGATCGCCGTGACCGTATCCAAATACGGCATTTCCGTGTTGGCTCCTTTCGCCAAGGTAATAGGGGCGGTCTATCTGGGATGTATCGCCCACGCGATTATCGTATATTCCGGCTTGGTAAGCATGGTTACGAAAAAATCGCCGATGTGGTTTTTCAACGGAATCAAGGAGGCCAGTATAACGGCCTTTGTTACAAGGTCCAGCTCTGCCACACTTCCGGTCACCATGACCTGCACTCAGGAAAACATGGGGGTTTCGGAGAAAATATCCTCCTTTGTGCTTCCTCTGGGAGCGACCATCAACATGGACGGGACAGCTCTCTATCAGGGCGTATGTGCCCTGTTCATAGCTCAGGCCTTCGGTATAGACCTCTCCTTGGGAGCTCAGGTAGGGATAATAGTGACAGCCACTTTGGCATCGGTCGGAACGGCGGGAGTGCCCGGAGCGGGGCTTATAATGTTGACCCTCGTGGTCACCCAGGCAGGGCTTCCAATGGAGGGAGTCGCCCTGGTAGCGGGAATAGACGCAGTCCTAGACATGGCTCGTACGTCTCTAAACGTAACAGGAGATGCCTGTGTAACAACGGTAGTAGCGAAAACGGAGGGAGAGCTGTCCCTTTAA
- a CDS encoding chemotaxis protein CheX — protein MSNQKLTTLVNTFGTSLISVAGEVGVSVELQKSQISRGVKVENACCASLIGIVGDGIQGTIVIMLDEGGFVSTVTAMSGGMIQPNLEDSIAMSVVGELSNMVSGRALTQASLPGVDVTPPQLITGASIKTVPSQSSDIISFTLPFSVVGGGWAYLVLSFNSI, from the coding sequence ATGTCCAACCAGAAACTTACTACCCTGGTAAATACATTTGGAACGTCGCTGATATCGGTGGCAGGAGAGGTCGGTGTGTCCGTAGAGCTTCAGAAATCCCAGATATCCAGAGGGGTAAAGGTCGAAAATGCCTGCTGTGCCTCTCTTATAGGAATAGTCGGAGATGGTATTCAGGGCACCATAGTTATAATGTTGGATGAAGGTGGATTTGTCTCCACCGTGACGGCCATGTCCGGAGGAATGATTCAGCCTAACCTGGAGGATTCCATAGCGATGAGCGTTGTAGGAGAGTTGTCGAACATGGTTAGCGGGAGGGCTTTGACTCAGGCATCCTTGCCTGGGGTGGACGTCACTCCACCGCAGCTCATCACTGGAGCGAGCATAAAGACCGTGCCGTCTCAATCGTCGGATATAATAAGCTTCACCCTTCCTTTCTCTGTAGTAGGAGGCGGATGGGCCTATCTGGTTCTTTCTTTCAACAGCATATAG
- a CDS encoding chloride channel protein, translating to MKSRGFRVVWEESILVYALAKWFLLAVLAGAVVGSVTTFFVNSLEWAISWTAKLPPTFLWYMLPLGIVASTLIIKCFAPDARGHGTEKVIEAIHEHSGKISVKVIPIKLITTVITVAAGGSAGKEGPAAQIGAGLTSSLASLLRFSDLDRKKLVICGISAGFAAVFGTPVAGAIFGLEVLYIGQVFYDVLFPSFISGVVSHLVATSLGMSYGYYPLCDIPAMSGGIFLWMVVAGAFFGFVSFLHIEIMSFFERVFSKVRGGLVVKAILGAVLMLFLAQTVGGEYFGLGTDVIDKALHGEKLPGLAFLWKSLFTAITLSCGGSGGVVTPIFFIGATAGVTFASFFGLNGALFGPIGFVAVLAGCANAPISASIMAVELFGSSVASFAAIACITSFLLVGHRSVYPSQILARSKSPLILISAKPSRVDLARSLPKPEDSLFSPLIKKVAMSMQRTFGIKPPCRFRKPSRKDCPKKEK from the coding sequence GTGAAGAGTCGCGGATTTAGGGTCGTATGGGAAGAGTCCATACTCGTCTATGCTCTGGCAAAGTGGTTTTTACTGGCTGTCCTAGCTGGTGCTGTGGTCGGATCGGTAACTACGTTTTTCGTCAATTCTCTCGAATGGGCTATATCGTGGACCGCCAAATTACCTCCGACTTTTTTGTGGTATATGTTGCCTCTCGGTATAGTAGCCAGTACCCTTATAATCAAATGTTTTGCTCCCGACGCCAGAGGTCACGGCACGGAGAAGGTGATAGAGGCCATTCATGAACATTCAGGAAAGATTTCCGTGAAGGTAATTCCTATAAAACTCATAACTACGGTCATAACGGTGGCGGCCGGAGGATCGGCCGGTAAGGAAGGGCCAGCGGCTCAGATAGGTGCTGGCCTTACATCCTCCTTGGCGAGTCTATTGAGATTCAGCGATCTAGACAGAAAAAAACTCGTGATATGTGGTATCTCTGCCGGCTTCGCTGCGGTTTTCGGAACTCCCGTGGCAGGGGCCATCTTTGGTTTGGAGGTACTTTATATAGGCCAGGTGTTCTACGACGTGTTGTTCCCATCGTTTATCAGCGGGGTTGTCTCCCATCTCGTCGCGACCTCTTTGGGGATGTCTTATGGGTATTATCCCCTTTGCGATATTCCGGCCATGTCCGGGGGGATTTTTCTGTGGATGGTCGTAGCTGGAGCTTTTTTCGGTTTTGTCTCTTTTCTTCATATTGAAATAATGTCCTTTTTCGAGAGGGTCTTTTCTAAGGTGAGAGGTGGTCTCGTCGTAAAGGCTATCCTCGGAGCCGTGTTGATGCTCTTCTTAGCTCAGACCGTAGGAGGGGAGTATTTCGGACTCGGTACCGACGTGATAGACAAGGCCTTGCACGGGGAAAAGCTGCCGGGACTGGCTTTCCTCTGGAAGTCCCTCTTTACCGCTATAACCTTGAGTTGCGGAGGCAGCGGAGGGGTCGTGACTCCTATCTTTTTTATAGGGGCCACCGCAGGTGTAACCTTTGCCTCGTTTTTTGGACTTAACGGAGCTCTTTTCGGGCCTATCGGTTTCGTAGCGGTGCTTGCGGGTTGCGCCAATGCCCCTATATCCGCGAGCATAATGGCGGTGGAGCTTTTCGGATCCTCCGTCGCTTCTTTCGCTGCCATAGCCTGTATAACGTCTTTTCTGTTGGTCGGGCATAGAAGCGTGTATCCAAGTCAGATTTTAGCCAGATCCAAGTCTCCCTTGATATTGATAAGCGCCAAGCCGAGCAGGGTCGATTTGGCCAGGAGCCTTCCCAAGCCCGAGGACTCTCTCTTCTCCCCACTTATAAAAAAAGTCGCTATGTCCATGCAGAGAACTTTTGGTATAAAGCCCCCTTGTCGCTTTAGGAAGCCTTCCCGAAAGGACTGTCCTAAAAAGGAAAAATAA
- a CDS encoding DEAD/DEAH box helicase, giving the protein MGDSLYPWQRRAIDRIGGESAVLSAPTGSGKTWVAYIWAGLYDLEGGKLDIPSGERVIFTAPIKALSNERYMDLISMGFDVGIETGDFKKNSQASVICCTQEIYALKYAGRSGIKLVIDEFHYIFGENDRSRAYIDGIRKTSSDVPMLVMSATFGGASKVQAYLERITGRPFVLFESSERVTDLVFCDEPVTPREIRDALVFVFSQKGAQQVADMIADERLRFDDSRKRRLEDLAWILEVSGIRRCMFKGVGVYHGSLLPKEKLLVERAYRERIIDVVVGTDALALGVNLPAERAVFAQLVKFHDRCPISKNAFLQMSGRAGRKGLFEKGYVTWIDKSPAEAFGVRTEDVFRSLVSSPSEEARVELRPDFGAILKGRSSVENEADIVASGSLPELSYSRVLADIRQAMEIIDGSLDKIVPDEKTRFRTILADVWYGEMEVEQNLDMAELFFWGIGKDDYVHPDGLTAAELLLKHERNELQSLLKVKRFNNSLPEDYKLSRMDEVDEAVMEIDPTVFGFEEKIYEMDTTKVELPALKHRVTDKSKEGEKRSGRRRRKDFAKRGRRR; this is encoded by the coding sequence ATGGGAGATTCCCTATATCCTTGGCAGAGAAGGGCTATAGATCGCATAGGAGGCGAGAGTGCCGTCCTCTCTGCCCCTACAGGATCCGGTAAGACGTGGGTCGCCTATATATGGGCAGGCCTCTACGACCTGGAGGGCGGGAAGCTTGACATTCCGTCGGGAGAGCGGGTGATTTTTACCGCTCCCATAAAGGCGTTGAGTAACGAGAGATACATGGACCTGATTTCCATGGGGTTCGATGTCGGCATAGAGACCGGTGATTTCAAGAAAAATTCCCAGGCCTCGGTTATATGCTGCACTCAGGAGATCTACGCTCTTAAATACGCTGGACGGTCGGGGATCAAGCTCGTAATAGACGAATTCCACTATATCTTCGGCGAAAACGACAGAAGTAGGGCCTATATAGACGGAATAAGGAAAACTTCTTCCGATGTGCCTATGTTGGTGATGTCGGCTACTTTCGGAGGGGCCTCTAAGGTCCAGGCCTATCTCGAGAGAATCACAGGCCGTCCCTTCGTCTTGTTCGAGTCGTCCGAAAGGGTAACGGATCTGGTTTTTTGTGACGAACCGGTGACTCCCAGGGAGATCAGGGATGCATTGGTCTTCGTGTTCTCGCAGAAAGGAGCTCAGCAGGTCGCCGATATGATCGCCGACGAGAGGCTTCGATTCGACGACAGCAGGAAACGCAGGCTGGAGGATCTTGCCTGGATTTTGGAGGTCTCCGGTATCAGACGGTGTATGTTCAAGGGAGTAGGGGTCTACCATGGAAGTTTACTCCCGAAGGAAAAACTTCTGGTCGAGAGAGCCTACAGGGAAAGGATCATCGATGTGGTCGTCGGTACAGATGCTCTCGCCCTTGGAGTCAACCTACCGGCCGAGCGGGCCGTGTTCGCCCAGCTGGTGAAGTTTCACGATCGTTGCCCTATCTCCAAGAACGCTTTCCTTCAGATGTCGGGAAGAGCGGGCAGAAAAGGGCTGTTCGAAAAGGGCTACGTGACGTGGATCGATAAATCTCCGGCGGAGGCTTTCGGAGTTAGAACCGAGGATGTATTCCGCTCTCTCGTCTCTTCTCCCTCCGAGGAGGCCCGGGTCGAGCTTCGTCCCGATTTCGGAGCTATCCTGAAAGGCCGAAGTTCGGTGGAGAACGAGGCGGATATAGTGGCGTCCGGATCTTTGCCCGAACTCAGCTATAGTAGGGTGTTGGCCGATATAAGACAGGCCATGGAGATAATAGATGGAAGCCTCGATAAAATCGTTCCGGACGAGAAAACCAGGTTCAGAACCATTCTGGCAGATGTATGGTACGGTGAGATGGAGGTAGAGCAGAATTTGGACATGGCGGAACTCTTCTTCTGGGGAATAGGTAAAGATGATTACGTTCATCCCGATGGATTGACCGCGGCGGAGCTGCTTCTCAAACATGAAAGGAACGAGCTGCAATCGTTGCTTAAGGTGAAGAGGTTCAACAACTCTCTGCCGGAAGATTACAAGCTCTCCCGAATGGACGAGGTCGACGAGGCAGTAATGGAGATAGACCCTACGGTCTTCGGATTCGAGGAAAAGATTTATGAGATGGATACGACCAAGGTGGAACTTCCGGCCCTTAAGCACAGGGTTACCGATAAATCGAAAGAGGGGGAAAAACGCAGCGGGAGACGACGTAGGAAGGACTTCGCAAAAAGAGGGCGAAGACGGTGA
- a CDS encoding Ppx/GppA phosphatase → MSSVCRKALIEIGTNSVKFLIAEKDGHLGKPIYIEDSNEITRIGEGLAGSGRLGKAPMDRTLDCVRRFIAKADTLGVRDVSAVATMALRRASNSNIFVDRLKAKTGLSLRVLSGKEEAMYSFYGVAPFLPGGCCGWYFDTGGGSTEFVHFKDRRVVRAFSLEVGAVSVTEKFMLSRGRYGGGIEAALRWIERSLVDGGLHCDKEGGLLVGSGGNVITMAAVSLAPKSLSSSKKIRLSLFELDKQIDLYGSVSERERRLIPGMDPDRAPIILAGTCIARSIFGVLEVKEMLVSSFGLRHGFLNTLFD, encoded by the coding sequence GTGAGCTCGGTTTGCAGAAAGGCGTTGATCGAGATAGGCACCAACTCGGTCAAATTCCTGATCGCCGAGAAAGATGGGCATCTCGGCAAACCGATCTACATAGAGGATAGCAACGAGATAACCAGAATAGGAGAGGGGCTGGCTGGATCAGGTCGATTGGGGAAGGCCCCGATGGACAGGACCCTAGATTGTGTTCGACGATTTATCGCCAAGGCAGATACCCTTGGGGTTCGAGATGTTTCGGCAGTGGCGACTATGGCCCTTAGGAGAGCGTCGAACTCCAATATATTCGTGGATCGTCTGAAGGCGAAAACAGGGTTGTCCTTGAGGGTCTTATCAGGTAAGGAAGAAGCCATGTACTCCTTTTACGGCGTAGCTCCCTTTCTGCCAGGAGGGTGTTGCGGATGGTATTTCGATACAGGAGGAGGAAGCACTGAGTTCGTCCACTTCAAGGATAGAAGGGTGGTCCGTGCCTTTAGCCTGGAGGTCGGGGCTGTCTCCGTTACGGAAAAATTCATGCTTTCCCGAGGTCGCTATGGAGGTGGCATCGAGGCGGCCCTCCGATGGATCGAGAGATCTCTAGTGGATGGGGGGCTTCATTGCGATAAAGAGGGGGGCCTTTTAGTCGGATCCGGAGGGAACGTGATTACCATGGCTGCAGTTAGTCTAGCTCCGAAGAGTTTATCATCCTCGAAAAAAATCAGGCTCTCTTTATTCGAGTTAGATAAACAGATAGATCTCTACGGTTCCGTCTCAGAAAGGGAACGACGACTCATCCCGGGGATGGATCCCGACAGAGCTCCGATAATACTGGCCGGAACATGTATAGCGCGGTCCATCTTCGGTGTTCTGGAGGTCAAGGAAATGTTGGTCTCTTCCTTCGGGTTACGCCACGGCTTTTTGAACACGCTTTTCGACTAG
- a CDS encoding type III PLP-dependent enzyme, which produces MLGVPASYSFDMERFVARERFEKIKNFLKDKETPCLLLDLKSVERNFDDLTRTMPYAKIHYAVKANPHEAILRMLIRKGCNFDFASINELDTMLALDTSPERLSYGHTIKKSEHIAYAYEKGVRLFATDSEDDLRRIAKNAPGSQVFFRLFMECSGADWSLSRKFGAHPDTIFKLIRLSKELDVIPWGLSFHVGSQQRDIGQWGNAIASCRYLFDSAKELGIQLKLINLGGGFPAKYIQPTVPLEIYAKEVTRFLSEDFPEGIPEIIIEPGRSLVGDCGILTTQVVLKSKKESYNPYSWLYIDAGKFGGLYETIDESIKYPIYSEKQGPVEEYIIAGPTCDSLDVLYERDKYMLPKNLEEGDKLYFFSTGAYVNSCSLESFNGFKPPKVYVYDED; this is translated from the coding sequence ATGTTAGGCGTACCAGCCAGTTACAGTTTCGACATGGAGAGATTCGTCGCAAGAGAAAGATTCGAGAAAATAAAGAACTTTTTAAAGGACAAGGAGACTCCCTGTCTCCTGCTGGACCTTAAGAGCGTGGAACGGAACTTCGACGATCTCACCAGGACCATGCCCTACGCCAAGATACACTATGCGGTTAAGGCCAATCCCCACGAGGCTATACTGAGAATGTTGATCCGCAAGGGATGCAACTTCGACTTCGCCTCCATAAACGAACTCGATACCATGCTGGCTCTCGACACATCGCCGGAGAGACTCAGTTACGGACACACGATCAAGAAATCAGAGCATATAGCCTACGCCTACGAAAAGGGAGTTCGTCTTTTCGCCACGGATTCGGAGGACGACCTTAGACGGATAGCCAAGAACGCTCCCGGCTCGCAGGTCTTCTTCAGGCTTTTCATGGAGTGCAGCGGAGCGGACTGGTCGCTATCTCGAAAGTTCGGCGCCCATCCCGATACTATATTCAAACTGATCCGACTATCAAAAGAGCTTGACGTCATACCTTGGGGGCTGTCGTTCCACGTAGGATCCCAGCAACGAGACATCGGGCAGTGGGGAAACGCCATAGCCAGTTGCCGATATCTATTCGACTCGGCAAAGGAGCTGGGAATCCAGTTGAAGCTCATCAACCTGGGGGGCGGCTTCCCCGCCAAGTATATACAGCCGACGGTCCCTCTGGAAATATACGCAAAAGAGGTAACCCGTTTTCTCTCCGAGGACTTTCCCGAGGGCATACCGGAGATAATCATAGAACCGGGCCGTTCTCTGGTCGGTGATTGCGGAATCCTTACCACCCAGGTGGTGCTGAAGTCGAAGAAGGAAAGCTATAACCCTTACAGCTGGCTTTACATAGACGCCGGCAAATTCGGAGGGCTCTACGAGACCATAGATGAATCGATCAAATACCCCATATACTCGGAAAAACAGGGCCCGGTGGAGGAATATATCATTGCCGGACCAACCTGCGACAGCTTGGACGTCCTCTACGAGAGGGATAAATACATGCTGCCGAAAAATCTGGAAGAAGGGGACAAGCTCTACTTCTTCTCCACCGGAGCTTACGTCAATTCCTGCTCTCTGGAGAGCTTCAACGGTTTCAAACCTCCCAAGGTCTACGTATACGACGAAGATTAA
- the proS gene encoding proline--tRNA ligase, producing the protein MARNITSRQQDYSQWYLDVIKVAELADYAPVRGCMVIRPTGYSVWEEIQQVFDRAFKETGHVNAYFPVLIPSSFLEKEAEHVEGFSPECAVVTHAGGEELEEPLVVRPTSETVIGHMYSKWIQSWRDLPLLINQWANVMRWEKRPRLFLRTSEFLWQEGHTAHASKEEAIEETERMLEVYRRIMTDYLALPVVPGVKSEGERFPGAEETYTTETMMSDMKALQAGTSHFLGQNFSKAFNIQFQNKKEAMEYAWTTSWGVSTRLIGAVIMTHSDDDGLILPPRIAPTKVALLPISKDETMATGPLLSKARELAGKIESVIGDRTIVVDDQFHMRPGDRFFYHLQKGVPLRLELGEKEFEKGTVRAVRRDTGEKIDLPWDGIETKVHELLETIQEDLLNKARSFREMNTHEVSDFDDFKKTLDKKGGFIKTYFAGTKDDEKAIKEATGATVRCFPLEDKDARGKCFFTGKGDARMAIFAKSY; encoded by the coding sequence ATGGCTAGAAATATAACGTCACGGCAGCAGGATTATTCTCAGTGGTATCTGGACGTGATCAAGGTCGCCGAGTTGGCCGATTACGCTCCTGTACGAGGGTGTATGGTCATAAGGCCCACCGGATATTCCGTCTGGGAGGAGATACAGCAGGTTTTCGACAGGGCTTTCAAGGAAACCGGTCACGTTAACGCATACTTTCCGGTTCTCATTCCCAGCTCCTTTCTGGAGAAAGAGGCGGAGCACGTCGAGGGATTTTCCCCCGAATGTGCAGTGGTGACCCACGCCGGAGGTGAGGAATTGGAGGAACCTCTGGTTGTTCGTCCTACCTCCGAGACCGTTATAGGCCATATGTACAGTAAATGGATTCAGTCCTGGAGGGATCTTCCTCTTCTGATAAACCAGTGGGCCAACGTTATGAGATGGGAGAAGCGCCCCAGGTTGTTTCTAAGGACCTCCGAGTTTCTATGGCAAGAGGGGCACACGGCCCATGCCTCCAAGGAAGAGGCGATCGAGGAGACCGAGAGGATGTTGGAAGTCTATCGTCGCATCATGACGGATTATCTGGCTCTTCCTGTCGTTCCCGGAGTGAAGTCCGAGGGTGAGCGTTTCCCTGGAGCGGAGGAGACCTACACCACCGAGACTATGATGAGCGACATGAAGGCCCTTCAGGCCGGAACCAGCCATTTTCTCGGGCAGAACTTCTCGAAGGCTTTCAATATACAGTTTCAGAACAAGAAAGAGGCCATGGAGTACGCTTGGACGACCAGCTGGGGCGTCTCTACCAGGCTTATCGGTGCGGTGATAATGACCCATTCCGACGACGACGGCTTGATACTTCCTCCCCGCATCGCTCCTACCAAGGTGGCGTTGCTACCCATAAGCAAGGACGAAACCATGGCTACCGGTCCGCTCCTTTCGAAGGCCAGAGAACTGGCGGGGAAGATCGAATCTGTAATAGGGGACAGGACGATCGTGGTAGATGATCAGTTTCACATGAGGCCGGGTGACAGGTTTTTCTATCATCTCCAAAAAGGAGTTCCTCTGAGACTGGAGCTGGGCGAGAAGGAATTCGAGAAAGGAACGGTCAGAGCCGTCAGAAGAGACACCGGAGAGAAGATAGACCTGCCTTGGGACGGAATAGAGACCAAGGTTCACGAGCTTTTGGAGACCATACAGGAGGACCTCCTGAATAAGGCTAGATCCTTCAGGGAGATGAACACCCACGAGGTCTCCGATTTCGATGATTTCAAGAAAACTCTGGATAAAAAGGGCGGGTTTATAAAAACCTACTTTGCTGGGACCAAGGATGACGAGAAGGCAATAAAGGAAGCCACCGGGGCAACCGTCCGTTGCTTCCCTCTGGAAGATAAAGACGCCAGGGGAAAGTGTTTCTTTACCGGAAAGGGCGACGCCCGAATGGCCATATTCGCCAAGTCCTACTGA
- a CDS encoding patatin-like phospholipase family protein, whose amino-acid sequence MKKKRLALFLAMCFCFSMSSSSMAKTGAIVLALSGGGTKGLAHVGVLKALKAEGIPIAGIVGTSMGAIIGGLSAAGYSPQELEDVLEKVDIGGIILGNGENRNSEPKNREISPLMPKLELNAHGQVIGPKGPLSGATALNLFQKLTSRVSVVQFNELPIPFAAVATDLETGEKVVLRHGSLASAMRASMSIPGLFEPWPIEGRLLVDGGLVSNMPVTTAKEMFPDYPIVAVNVCSDLRKSDEMKTMVDVIDQTITILTSQNVDREESKADVIIKPKVGNMATLGNVEIRDMVRLGVVAAEDKMAAIKSLAVRAPSAPEHRPTILRLVRRISVEGVPEDFADNIKGKFSDWIGRPVHPEDIVSAAEWIRSREDVKTVDYQLVEKIDGVDVLLKIQRQPAYRIALDGHATNLSGGSWIGIRSRMMDLAYDGDYLNVDAILGDDWAAKADYHFAVDKGSYEMGLRAGRVSMKPRGKWDMLSLSIGRTFGTDGSSLTIGALGSKMEGSGQTVEAWGPIVKWYSSGIKGQDAPEDESYLSFGAWYPSEGEEMLFRIEGGVDKPLSSRWRGYLKAGLMEGNSDGRYIGQGAYLGAREELYSLADRPILGERFAWWRLGFRRRLGESGDSLWEGELFGGQGYVWDNGGDLFDEPWEVGVALTVPSRLLKARFLAIYDDDNDWTFGFSIGDPMWTLRYPFP is encoded by the coding sequence ATGAAGAAAAAAAGGTTGGCTTTATTTTTAGCGATGTGTTTTTGTTTTTCAATGTCCTCGTCCTCCATGGCCAAGACCGGAGCTATAGTGTTGGCTCTTTCCGGTGGCGGAACCAAGGGATTGGCACATGTCGGGGTTTTGAAAGCCCTCAAGGCAGAGGGTATCCCGATAGCCGGGATAGTCGGAACCAGTATGGGGGCGATTATAGGGGGACTTTCGGCGGCTGGATATTCCCCTCAGGAGCTGGAGGATGTTCTGGAAAAGGTCGACATAGGAGGAATCATCCTGGGAAACGGAGAGAACAGAAACTCCGAACCAAAGAACAGAGAGATTTCTCCTCTTATGCCTAAATTGGAATTGAACGCGCATGGACAGGTGATAGGTCCCAAGGGACCTCTGTCAGGAGCAACTGCGTTAAATCTCTTTCAAAAATTGACATCCAGGGTTTCAGTAGTTCAATTTAACGAGTTGCCTATTCCTTTCGCAGCGGTCGCTACCGACTTGGAGACCGGTGAAAAGGTAGTCCTTAGACACGGATCCCTGGCCTCGGCGATGAGGGCCTCCATGTCGATCCCTGGACTGTTCGAGCCCTGGCCGATAGAGGGCAGGTTGCTCGTAGACGGTGGATTGGTCTCCAATATGCCTGTTACAACCGCCAAGGAGATGTTTCCAGATTATCCCATAGTTGCGGTAAACGTCTGTAGCGACCTCAGGAAGTCGGACGAGATGAAGACGATGGTAGACGTAATAGATCAGACCATAACCATATTGACCAGTCAGAATGTAGACAGAGAGGAGTCGAAGGCGGACGTGATAATAAAGCCCAAGGTTGGCAACATGGCCACCTTGGGCAACGTGGAGATAAGGGACATGGTTAGGCTTGGAGTTGTTGCCGCAGAGGATAAAATGGCTGCAATAAAGTCTCTTGCAGTTCGGGCTCCATCGGCACCGGAACATAGGCCGACCATATTAAGGCTGGTTAGACGTATTTCCGTCGAGGGAGTACCGGAGGATTTTGCCGATAACATAAAAGGAAAGTTCTCCGACTGGATCGGTCGCCCTGTTCATCCGGAGGATATCGTCTCCGCCGCCGAGTGGATTCGTTCCAGAGAGGACGTAAAAACCGTTGATTATCAGCTCGTCGAAAAAATAGACGGAGTGGACGTACTGCTTAAAATTCAGCGACAGCCAGCATATCGTATTGCCCTCGACGGCCATGCGACCAATCTTTCGGGAGGAAGCTGGATAGGAATAAGAAGCAGGATGATGGATCTCGCTTACGATGGAGACTATCTCAACGTGGACGCTATTTTAGGGGATGACTGGGCGGCTAAAGCGGATTATCACTTTGCCGTGGATAAGGGCTCCTATGAAATGGGCTTAAGGGCCGGTAGAGTTTCGATGAAGCCGCGTGGAAAATGGGACATGCTTAGCCTCTCCATCGGTAGGACCTTCGGTACGGATGGATCCAGTCTCACCATAGGTGCTCTGGGTAGCAAAATGGAGGGATCGGGTCAGACCGTGGAAGCCTGGGGACCTATAGTAAAGTGGTACTCATCGGGCATAAAGGGGCAGGATGCTCCCGAGGACGAGTCCTATCTTTCGTTCGGTGCGTGGTATCCAAGCGAAGGAGAGGAAATGCTATTTCGTATCGAGGGAGGAGTGGATAAACCTCTTTCCTCCCGCTGGAGAGGATATCTCAAAGCCGGTCTGATGGAGGGAAACAGCGACGGACGTTATATCGGCCAAGGTGCTTATCTCGGCGCTCGTGAAGAGCTTTATAGCTTGGCTGACCGACCTATACTAGGTGAAAGGTTCGCCTGGTGGCGTCTGGGATTTCGACGACGGCTTGGCGAGAGCGGAGACTCCCTATGGGAAGGAGAGCTCTTTGGAGGTCAAGGATATGTCTGGGACAACGGAGGAGATCTGTTTGACGAACCGTGGGAGGTCGGTGTGGCTTTAACAGTTCCTTCCAGGCTTTTGAAAGCTCGGTTTTTAGCCATCTACGACGACGATAACGACTGGACTTTCGGATTCTCCATAGGGGATCCTATGTGGACCCTTCGTTACCCCTTCCCCTGA